The DNA segment AGGAGCACCTGCTTCTCTAGCGGCGGCTCAGCAACAGCTGATCCGTGAAGCTCAATGTATTGCCGCTCCACTCCGACTCCAATCTGCTGTGAAAGCATGGTTAGGTCATGCAGCAACTCTCATCAACAGTGACGATCAGCGAACACTGCTGAACGCCTTACAGGAATTAGACACGACTGCAGCGGCTGTGGTACTTGCCAGTGGTGATCCCCTCTGGTTTGGCATCGGCCGCATTCTGAGCGATCGGCTAGGGCCAGATCGACTGCGGTTTCATCCAGCTCCCACCTCCCTGCAACTAGCGTTCTCGCGTATAGGCCGTTCTTGGCAGGATGCCACGTGGGTGAGTCTTCATGGCCGAGATCCGCAGGTTTTAAGTCAGGCCTTACAAAAGCGTCCTGCTGCTCTGGCCGTTTTGACAGATCCCAATCAAGGCGGTGCTGACACCGTGCGGCAAACGCTGCGGAGTAGTGGGCTTGAGGCGAGCTATACTCTTTGGTTATGTGAAAACCTTGGCCATTCTAAAGAAAGGGTTCAATGTATTGCTCCCGATATTGATCTACCTACTGATACGCAACCGCTATTGATTGTTCTGTTGATAGCGAAAAACCCATCTTCCCATCTTCCCGAGTCCTACACGCTTTTCGGTTTAGATGATGGGCTGTATTTACAACACAGCGACCGTCCGGGGTTGATGACTAAAAGAGAAGTGCGAATTCAATTGTTAGCCGACCTCAATCTGCCGGAAACAGGTGTAATTTGGGACCTGGGTGCTGGTACAGGTAGCGTGGGAATAGAAGCTTTGCGGTTGCGACCAGATCTTCAATTGATGGCTGTAGAGCAACGTGCTGGTGGAGCGGCTTTGATTAAAGCCAATGCCGGGCGGCTTGGCGTAAAACCTACAGCCGTAATCGAGGCGGAGGCGATCAACCTGCTGCGTACAGGAGTCCCGCCAGGTTTGGATCAACCAGATCGAGTTCTTATCGGAGGTGGAGGACGCCGCCAATGCAGTAAGCTTCTGGAGCTTGTGATTGAACGACTTCAACCTGAAGGAATAATAGTTATCCCACTTGCCACTATAGAGAGTGTGGCTGAGATCCGCTCCACATTCGAAAGATCGGGCATGACTGTTCGCGTCAGTCAGCTTCAAGCTTGGCGAGGACAGACCCTTGGTGATGGCACTCGTCTCACACCCATGAATCCAACGCTCATAGCCACTGGTACAAGGGTAGCTTAGGGGTAAACCATTGCAAACAGAAAGCCGAGATTTTGTCATAATTACTTCATTACTCATATAGAGATACAACATCTAGAAGGGTCGAAATTTTGAACGTCTAAAAGCATATGGTCGTCGACTACTTGATAAAAACCACATGTTATGCAGCGACGGTAAGGATGCAGCTGAATCGATCTTGGCCTTTGCCGGTTTGCCTTACGGCTTGCCCCCGTACTAACGCAGATATGGGTTTTACCACAACATTGTGTTACCAAGGGAAGTAAGATTACCCGAGAACTACTCATAACGATCAGTCATCAAAAGTAACAAGACTGAGGCAGTAGCTAGAGTTACATATTCATGTATAAAATCTACATTTGCAAAAGCTTGAATTCTTAATACGTACACCGTGCGCTCACTCTGTCTGGTAGCGTCATTACCAGGAAAACGCTGCCCTCGCTTAGATCAAAGTAAGTGGTGCGTTAGTTTTTGTGTGGTGAGTCAATTAAGTGGAAGGGGGTGCGAATAACTAAGTATGTATTGCCGGAATGTTACCCCGCCCAAGGGGGCTATAGAATCACCGAGATTAAAACCCAAACCAGTCGTTTGTGGATTTAGTAATTGTCTGCACAAAAATCTATCAAAATGTGCACCTCAACAAATTAATTGCATAGCTTTAGGGACAGCCTTGGTGTTTACCAGCGACGGGTACAGCTGCTAACCAGTCTCAATATCGGGGCACCACCTACCTGTGTTGGGGACTTGAGACGAGTGCTCAGTGTTACGACTCATAGTTCCATCTGGAGGCTTAGCCCAAGCGTTATTCTCTACCAGGCTTTGCAATGTGAGGCAGACCCCATCCCAATTTGTTGCGAAGCACTTGGAAAAACTCATGATCGACAAGCCGCACAAAACGTACGGGATGATCACTTCGGTGAATTAACACACGATCCTCCGGACACACGTAACAACCCGCAGATCCATCCACTACCATCATTAGCCGCTCCGGTGTCGCGGGAAAAACCGTTACCGGTTCGCGGTCGCTAAACACAAGAGCCCTTGACGCCAAGGAATGGGGTGCTATCGGTGTGAGCTGTAATACGGGGCAATCCGGAGAGATTACCGGACCACCGGCACTCAAGGCATAGGCGGTGGAACCAGTCGGCGTGGAAAGAATCACCCCATCAGCAGCAATGTCCACCGGAGCATGGCGGCCGATCGCGATCTCAAAGTGACACATACTAGTGAGCGGTTCACGGTGCAAAGCCATCTCATTAAGAGAGAGGGCTTCCCAGCAGCGCTGATCACCGCGCATCACACTGACCACGAGGCTGCTGCGCTCCTCAATTTTCCATTGCTGCGTCAATATTATCTCGAGGGCGCGATCCAAATCCCCCAAGTAAGCCTCAGCCAGAAAGCCAAGGTGTCCTGTGTTAATTGTTAAAATAGGCACACGCACAGGCGCCGTCTGCCGTGCTGCTGAGAGTACGGTGCCATCGCCGCCGAGCACTATAGCTAATGCCATCGATGCATCAAAGCCCTCTGGCACAAAGGAACTGTAGCCCTGCACGCGGAGATGTTGGTCTGGATTGGTAAATCCGACCATGCCGCCGGAGCTGCTGGCGCGTATTACTTCCTGACCAGCAGCTTCAAGACGTTGCTGAATTGTGTCTGCCGTCTGTTCTGCAAGCGGCTTGCCATCATTAACGATCAGTCCAATTCGGGGCACTGATCGAAGAGGGGGATACAACGCACCCATTTTATGGGCGTGACTTAAGACGAATAAAACAAAAAGCTGCTTGAAGCGAAATCAAATTTATGATCGCCTCACCAATGACTTTTACTCATGCATTGAACAGAGAATTACTAGTCTTAAGCTTGGACGTTAATGTCACTGACTGGACTGGTGGCTTAACATCGCAGCTAGGTTAAGTTATTGACTTATGTGGTATGGCTTTCCTAAAAGGAATTTTGTTGTGTGTAATCTAATTATTTTCTGGTAAATTGGTAATAGTGGGAGCTAAAAGTTTAAAAATGTCATTTTAAACTGAGTAAAATAATTTTACAGTTCTTATTATCATAAATGACTGATCGGTATTAGAGAAATGACTGAAGTAGAATCAACAACCAAAAAAGTAAATCAATTAGCAGTAACTAATATTATTAATAAAATACCGAAAAAAAATTTATATTAATAAGTCGACAATAATAAAATTTGTATAGTTCAAGATTCAAAAAGTTTAAAATAATTAACTGTTTAACATCACCAATACATTTATCCTAAGTCTTAGGAACATTAGATATTTAATAAAATAATATGTAAATTAATGTAAGGTACTTTATTAAACTAATCTAATCTATTTTAATGAAAGATAGATAGTTAACAAAGTATATTGTTAGTTCTTTATTGCCTTGCAATAACCTGTCAAAAGAAAATAATTATGGTCAATTCCTGAGGTTTATTAATATCAAATAGTTTTAATGCTATGACCTAGAATCGTGTTCTATTGAACAAAAATGTTGATCATATTAGTAATTAAGTTTTAATTTGCATTTGCCAAAGCTTTAGTCTTATTAAAATCTAACTCAGAAGCTTTTATTAGTAATAATCTTATTGTTGGATAGCTGAATGCCATTATTGGTTAATATGATTTCGGAATAACTATTAAGCCAACTGAAATCAAATTAAGATCTAGTTTTTATAACAGATGCAAATGCAGATAAAAAGAAAGCTATAAGGCATGAACAACCAGATTTATATATCAGCTTTGAGCAAAAGATTAACTAGCATGGACTCATGTAATATCGAGATAAAAAGTTATTTTATGTGATTAAAAGTGAAATTAGAAGTTATTTGCCGGTTATCGAGACTGCTTCCATCAAAACTGCTCAAGAAAGCGCAAATCACTTGTGTATAACCGACGAATATCGTCAATGCTGTGGCGAACCATGCATAACCTTTCTACCCCAACACCTGCAGCGAAACCACTGTGGCGCTCTGGATCAAGTCCTAGTCCCGTTAAAACAGCGGGATCCACCATGCCACAGCCCATTACCTCCAACCAGCGTCCATGCCAACTTACATCCACTTCTGCAGAAGGTTCGGTGAAGGGGAAATAGCTGGTGCGAAAACGAATGGGTAGGTCTCCAAAGAATGCTTTCAAAAATGCCATCACTGTCCCCCGCAAGTGGCTGAAATCCAGGCTTTCATCCACGGCTAACACTTCCACCTGATGAAACACCGGCAAGTGGGTGGCATCTATAGTATCTCTTCGGTAGACGCGGCCTGGTGATACTATACGAACCGGCGGTGGATTCTGTTCGAGATAGCGAATCTGTACTGGAGATGTATGAGTTCTCAACAATAAGTCTCCTTCTAAGTAGAAGGTATCTTGCATGTCTCGGGCCGGGTGATCTTTTGGGATGTTTAAAGCTGTGAAGTTGTAGCGATCTTGCTCTACCTCAGGGCCTTCCGCAACGTTATATCCCAAGCCCAGAAATAGATTAACAATCTCTTCAGTGGTGGAAATCAAGGGGTGCCGATGCCCCATAGACGCTCCAGAGGCTGGAATTGTCACATCAAGGACTTCCTGAGAAATGCGTTTAGCCATCGCCGCCTGTTTTACAGCCTGCATACGATCGGCAAGCAGAGTCTGAACCTGATCTTTCAATGAATTAGCCCGCTTTCCTACAGCGGGTCGGTCGCACCCAGGGAGTTGTCCCATCGCACTAAGCACAGCTGAAATTCGACCTTTTCTGCCGAGTAAGCCAACACGCAACTGCTCGAGAGATTGGGCATTGACTGCTTCGGCAATTTCAGCAGCGGCTTTCTTTTCTAAAACGTCCAGCCGATCGGTGAGCTGCTGCAGAGTGACCGTGGAGCTCACTAGCGTGTTTTGGGTGGGAAGCTAATTGTAAGTAGTTTGGCCGCCTCTAGGTTCCAAGAAGCACCACAGATGTCTTTGCCATGACCCCGCTGCGGATTCTGATCAGCAACGATGATGGGGTTTTCGCTAGCGGAATTCGCACTCTTGCTGCTACTGCCGCTTCTCGTGGTCACCAAGTAACAGTGGTCTGTCCGGACCAAGAGCGTTCTGCCACCGGTCATAGCCTCACCCTTCAAACACCCATCCGAGCTGAACGTGCCGACGAGCTGTTTACACCAAGAGTCACTGCATGGGCCTGCAGCGGCACTCCAGCCGACTGCATAAAGCTTGCCTTATTTGAGCTGGTGAAGGACAAACCTGATCTTGTTTTATCGGGTATCAACCACGGTCCGAATCTCGGCACAGATGTGTTTTACTCCGGCACAGTAGCCGCTGCCATGGAAGCCACACTGGAGGGAATCCGCTCTCTCGCTGTAAGCAGTGCCTGTTTTCAGTGGCGTCAATTTCAAGCCGCTGCAGATTTGGCCATGGACGTTGGCGAGCAAGCTTTAAATGATCATTGGCCCAATAATATGCTGCTGAATCTCAACATTCCGCCTTGTACAAGAGAGGCTATGGGTCCACTAGGTTGGACGCGTTTGTCGATTCGGAAATACGACGAACAATTCAGCCAACGCCTCGACCCGCGAGGCCGTGCTTACTATTGGCTTGCTGGCGAAGTGGTTAATGATCTCGAATCGACAAGTGAAGGACCCAAAGACTGGCTCAGCGATGTGGCGCAAGTTCACTCAAACTGCCCATCTTTGACTCCAATTCAGCCAGATCTATTTTGGCGTGGCCCACTCGGGGACCTTCCCCGAATCAAGCTTCAGGGCTAGTACGTGCATTAAGGCAAGTCAAAAAACAAAACCGATTTGCTCATTGAGTCCGATAAACTTTTTGTAACAATCGCAGCGAAAACATCAACCCGATTAAGTGAGCGAATAGCACCTGGGTATTGCTCAACACCGAGAGCATTTCCAGGGACGTAATAGCAAGATTATCAGCCATGCCACCACTGCCAATAGCGATACCGGGAGCTTGCATCGATGCTTGTACGAATAAGCTTCCTGCTAGAGCTTGGTAGCCGATTGCACCGAAAGTAATACCCACTAAATCCGCCAGCAAGCCTCGCTTAATTAGACGTGCAGTCTCGCCACGGGTAGGTCGTGCTGGGCTATCAACAGCTCGGCCGATTCGCACAATCAACCATCCTTGCCAAAGGCTGTATAGC comes from the Synechococcus sp. M16CYN genome and includes:
- a CDS encoding DUF3611 family protein encodes the protein MANRFDFQQLSFGLRRMGWIRFWIQVALGIVVVGVLLFNNIGESLARNTKRAVGLGPGLSLTTLAFLVLLYSLWQGWLIVRIGRAVDSPARPTRGETARLIKRGLLADLVGITFGAIGYQALAGSLFVQASMQAPGIAIGSGGMADNLAITSLEMLSVLSNTQVLFAHLIGLMFSLRLLQKVYRTQ
- a CDS encoding NAD(+) kinase, whose amino-acid sequence is MPRIGLIVNDGKPLAEQTADTIQQRLEAAGQEVIRASSSGGMVGFTNPDQHLRVQGYSSFVPEGFDASMALAIVLGGDGTVLSAARQTAPVRVPILTINTGHLGFLAEAYLGDLDRALEIILTQQWKIEERSSLVVSVMRGDQRCWEALSLNEMALHREPLTSMCHFEIAIGRHAPVDIAADGVILSTPTGSTAYALSAGGPVISPDCPVLQLTPIAPHSLASRALVFSDREPVTVFPATPERLMMVVDGSAGCYVCPEDRVLIHRSDHPVRFVRLVDHEFFQVLRNKLGWGLPHIAKPGRE
- the cbiE gene encoding precorrin-6y C5,15-methyltransferase (decarboxylating) subunit CbiE — translated: MIDVIGTDAGAPASLAAAQQQLIREAQCIAAPLRLQSAVKAWLGHAATLINSDDQRTLLNALQELDTTAAAVVLASGDPLWFGIGRILSDRLGPDRLRFHPAPTSLQLAFSRIGRSWQDATWVSLHGRDPQVLSQALQKRPAALAVLTDPNQGGADTVRQTLRSSGLEASYTLWLCENLGHSKERVQCIAPDIDLPTDTQPLLIVLLIAKNPSSHLPESYTLFGLDDGLYLQHSDRPGLMTKREVRIQLLADLNLPETGVIWDLGAGTGSVGIEALRLRPDLQLMAVEQRAGGAALIKANAGRLGVKPTAVIEAEAINLLRTGVPPGLDQPDRVLIGGGGRRQCSKLLELVIERLQPEGIIVIPLATIESVAEIRSTFERSGMTVRVSQLQAWRGQTLGDGTRLTPMNPTLIATGTRVA
- the pheS gene encoding phenylalanine--tRNA ligase subunit alpha; the protein is MSSTVTLQQLTDRLDVLEKKAAAEIAEAVNAQSLEQLRVGLLGRKGRISAVLSAMGQLPGCDRPAVGKRANSLKDQVQTLLADRMQAVKQAAMAKRISQEVLDVTIPASGASMGHRHPLISTTEEIVNLFLGLGYNVAEGPEVEQDRYNFTALNIPKDHPARDMQDTFYLEGDLLLRTHTSPVQIRYLEQNPPPVRIVSPGRVYRRDTIDATHLPVFHQVEVLAVDESLDFSHLRGTVMAFLKAFFGDLPIRFRTSYFPFTEPSAEVDVSWHGRWLEVMGCGMVDPAVLTGLGLDPERHSGFAAGVGVERLCMVRHSIDDIRRLYTSDLRFLEQF
- the surE gene encoding 5'/3'-nucleotidase SurE, which codes for MTPLRILISNDDGVFASGIRTLAATAASRGHQVTVVCPDQERSATGHSLTLQTPIRAERADELFTPRVTAWACSGTPADCIKLALFELVKDKPDLVLSGINHGPNLGTDVFYSGTVAAAMEATLEGIRSLAVSSACFQWRQFQAAADLAMDVGEQALNDHWPNNMLLNLNIPPCTREAMGPLGWTRLSIRKYDEQFSQRLDPRGRAYYWLAGEVVNDLESTSEGPKDWLSDVAQVHSNCPSLTPIQPDLFWRGPLGDLPRIKLQG